taggCGGTTATCTCAAAGTTCGAGTTCGACTCTATTTTTCATAACTGAATCACTGACAGTGGATGGCATGACATATGTATCATGATCTAAATTAATGCTCACACTAAAGTTGCAAGTCAGAAGTAATTCATCTAAAAATAGATAATTTTGTGTTCACCAATTAAGTGTTATTCTGATGTGATTCATTAAAACAGAAACATCATCTTGTTTTACTAATAACAAAGTTAACCGGGTACGACATCGATCTGTTCTTGTCTGCTGCCCCTTTTGAATAAACTTCAAGCAATTTGCGCCTTGTGCATTGCCACAGATGCATGCAATAGCATCATGTTTGCACTAACTCAAAGAGTAATATCACCTCAACAAAGAGTGGAGCCTTGTTAAGTTTTAAGCAACATAGTGGTGCACCGGAAAATTGTTTCAGAATGGTACTGCTTGGCCCCTCTCCTGATCCCTGACTTTTGTTCTTGTTTGGACTAGAATTTATTTGGGGGCACATGAACACTCATAGAATAATTACCAGACAAACTAGGTGATGGTTATAAAGATCAATCGATCTATCagaccaattaatttttgatcaaATAGAATCAAGGATTTAAGTCTTATCGAAATGGGATAATACTTATAATAGAAAACCAAGACCCAAGATTGCTTCCCATCCGCGTCCATCCCATCCATCATGGTTGGGAACACACCGGATGGTCAGAACAGACTAGGGAATAATTTGAAgcaatttctgttttttttttaaggtgttGATGAGTAAATAAACCCACAACTTAGGTTCTATTGTGTGTAGGCATCCTCCTGTCATGCATGAGATTCTACATTCGCATGCAAACACTTTGAAAAAACtaaatttaatttgatcaaatgcAGCTCAGAATGATGAGATGTACTGATTGATCACGGCATCTCTAGTTATTTCCATCTGTAACAGTTGACATATTCagaaatattttgaaaaaataaattcaatttgatcaAATGCAGCTCAGAATGATAACATGTATCGATCGATCTCGGCATCTCTAATTATTTCCATCTGTAACAGTTGACATATTCAGAAAAAAAACAGTTGCCCTTCTTCATCATCAAGCTTTCACTTGGTTGAGAACTCAACCACAGTATCAAACTTTAATACATCAAACGGAAAATAATGTCACATACTCAGAAAACCGGGGGCTTCGCAAGATCTTTATGCAATGAACTCTCAACCCCAAAAGAGTGCAGAAGCGCTCAAGAGGTAGTCAGTAAGATCTCCCACAGTGTATCAAGCTCCCAGCCCCCAAAAAGAGCCCAAAAACTGCTGCGCTTCCGAGCGTGGTTTGTCCGATATATCTGATTTTCAATAATCCTGGAACCTGTAAAACATGTAATCACTAAATTGCGAACATGGTATTTAGTCATGGTGAAAATTTATCTAAAACTGCATCTCGCTAGGTGACAATGGACCTCATAAACTCTGATCAACTGGTGCATGTATGTGTGTGAGTTGGGTTACATCAGAACCAatagcttaaatgatttttacatGCAAGAACCTACATACAGGCACATATTCATGCACCATTAAAAGTGAAACCACATTCCACAACATTAAAAGTGAATTGGAAACCAATGGTCTAGCATGTTTCAGTTTCCTTTTCGCCCTTCCCATTCTGGtcaagggaaaaagaaagaaaagaaaaaaaagaaatcatacTGGGGGTTTCTATAGTTCAAAAACTATCCATGTGATGATGAATCCAAACATCTTTGTTCTAAAGGACAAACCTTTGTTTCCTCACATGTGATAGGTTCACATCTTTTTTTGCAAGATACTTCTTCATGCATGTTTTTTTTATGGGTCAAACCTCACTCTATGTGAAGGAACCTTGTGACCACTCCCTTTATAGGGAAGATAAAGACAGTTGAATTAAAGATCCTATGATTCATAAGATATGCATGCGATAATGAACCCAAACATCTTTGAAAAGAGAAAGGATAATCCTTCATACTAAAAGATTTACACCTTGCCGTATAGGTATTGAGATGGTATACAGGCATATACTGGTCTGTGCCTGTCCTTATCAGTCCAAATCTTTGCAAGCGGGCTAGTCTGAATTGCACGAGCAAGGACTCGTCTTTGCAGTGAGGCCTAACAAGTGAGTGGTACATGACTGGCACATCATGTCACAGCACAGTAATGTCATGATAACATGCCTAGCCAGCATGTGATTAGCATGGGCATTGAACATTTAATCCTTGCCAAGTttaaatagaagaaaagaatgaCAACATGGAGAAAATTGTTGTGAACTGCAGAAAAGAAATTCTAGGCAAAACAGAAGT
Above is a genomic segment from Phoenix dactylifera cultivar Barhee BC4 unplaced genomic scaffold, palm_55x_up_171113_PBpolish2nd_filt_p 000026F, whole genome shotgun sequence containing:
- the LOC103713840 gene encoding reactive oxygen species modulator 1 translates to MARDSCLARVAAGAAVGGAVGGAVGAVYGTYEAIRYKVPGLLKIRYIGQTTLGSAAVFGLFLGAGSLIHCGRSY